In Astyanax mexicanus isolate ESR-SI-001 chromosome 5, AstMex3_surface, whole genome shotgun sequence, a single window of DNA contains:
- the myh9a gene encoding myosin-9a, protein MSDAEKFLYGDRSAVSDPLAQADWASKKLVWVPSEKLGFEAGSIKEEKGDECLVELSDSGKKIKVNKDDIQKMNPPKFNKVEDMAELTCLNEASVLHNLKDRYYSGLIYTYSGLFCVVINPYKNLPIYTEEIVEMYKGKKRHEMPPHIYAITDTAYRSMMQDREDQSILCTGESGAGKTENTKKVIQYLAHVALSSKNKKDPSSSSLSHGELEKQLLQANPILEAFGNAKTVKNDNSSRFGKFIRINFDVNGYIVGANIETYLLEKSRAIRQAKEERTFHMFYYLLSGAGDKLRSELCLEDYSKYRFLSNGKVTIPGQQDRDLFTETLDAFKIMSIPEDEQTGLLKVISSVLQLGNMSFKKERNSDQASLPDDTAAQKVCHLLGMNVTDFTRAVLSPRIKVGRDFVQKAQTQEQAEFATEALAKATYERMFRWLVARINKALDKTKRQGASFIGILDIAGFEIFELNSFEQLCINYTNEKLQQLFNHTMFILEQEEYQREGIEWSFIDFGLDLQPCIDLIERPAGPPGILALLDEECWFPKATDKSFVEKVVQEQGNHPKFQKPKKLKDDADFCIMHYAGKVDYKADEWLMKNMDPLNDNVTTLLNQSSDKFVSDLWKDVDRIVGLDKVAGMADSAHGAFKTRKGMFRTVGQLYKEQLSNLMTTLRNTNPNFVRCIIPNHEKKAGKLEPHLVLDQLRCNGVLEGIRICRQGFPNRIVFQEFRQRYELLTPNAIPKGFMDGKQACVLMIKALELDSNLYRIGQSKVFFRAGVLAHLEEERDIKITDVILKFQAWCRGYVARKAFAKRQQQLTAMRVIQRNCAAYLKLRNWQWWRLFTKVKPLLQVTREEEKMQAMEEELEKVKERQQQADQQLQEHMEHQKQLIAEKQALQEQLQAETELCAEAEEMRARLSARQQELEEILHDLESRVEEEEERVSHLQTERKKMQQNITDLEQQLDEEEAARQKLQLEKVTLDAKLKKIEEDVMVLDDQNIKLNKEKKQLEERIAEFSSNLTEEEEKSKSLQKLKNKHEAMITDLEDRLRREEKARQELEKNRRKLEGDSTELHDQIAELQAQIAELRAQLAKKEEELQAALARIEQETSLKNAAQKTIRDLEAQLSELQEDLELEKAARTKAEKQKRDISEELEALKTELEDTLDSTAAQQELRAKRETEVVQLKKTMEAEAQAHEQLLAEVRQKHTQALEELNEQLEQSKRSKASVDKAKHALESERSELQIELQSLTQSKNDSEHRRKKAETLLQELQLKHAESERQRKELSEKVTKMQLEFDTLSNTLTEVESKSIKVAKDSSAVESQLQDTQGLLQEETRQKLALNSRLRQLEDEQNRLKEQLEEEEESKKSVEKQLSSAQAQLSEMRKKMEAEALALENSEEGKKKLQRELESLNQRLDEKCSAYDKLEKTKVRLQRELDDVLVGQDQLRQISQELERKQKKFDQMLGEEKSVSARYAEERDRAEAEAREKETKALALARELEAMTDQRNELDRASKLLKAEMEDLVSSKDDVGKSVHELERAKRALEQQVEEMKTQVEELEDELQLTEDAKLRLEVNLQALKAQFDRDLQGRDEQGEEKRKQLVKQVREMEAELEDEKKQRAQAVSVRKKLELDLSDLAAQIELANKARDEALRQLKKLQVIQKEQMRELDDVRVSRDAALNEAKESERKLKSLEAENMQLHEDLASAERAKKQIQQERDELQDELNSHNSKSSLLSEDRRKLEARIAQLEEELDEEQSNIELINDRLKKSTMQAESTATELAAERSNSQRLEGARSQLDRQTKELKAKLQELEGSVKSKYKSTITTLEAKIAQLEEQLDNESKERQQSLKLTRRTEKKLKEVLLQVEDERRNGEQYKDQLEKANVRQKQLKRQLEEAEEEATRANAYRRKLQRELEDATESADAMNREVSSLKTKLRRGGGGDFSLNVRRGVVTRGGGDSEEDMDVTSETSEPTPE, encoded by the exons ATGTCGGATGCGGAGAAGTTCCTTTATGGTGACCGCAGTGCGGTCAGTGACCCGCTGGCCCAGGCCGACTGGGCGTCCAAGAAGCTGGTGTGGGTCCCATCTGAAAAACTGGGCTTTGAGGCCGGTTCCATTAAGGAGGAGAAGGGGGACGAATGCCTGGTGGAGCTTTCTGACTCTGGCAAAAAGATCAAAGTGAACAAGGATGACATCCAGAAGATGAACCCACCCAAGTTCAACAAGGTGGAGGACATGGCGGAGCTAACCTGCCTGAATGAAGCCTCTGTGCTGCACAACCTAAAAGACAGATACTACTCCGGTCTCATTTAT ACATACTCCGGCCTTTTCTGTGTGGTTATCAACCCCTATAAAAACCTGCCCATCTACACTGAAGAGATTGTGGAGATGTATAAGGGCAAAAAAAGACATGAGATGCCCCCACACATCTACGCCATTACAGATACGGCCTACAGGAGCATGATGCAgg ATCGTGAGGATCAGTCAATCCTGTGCAC TGGTGAATCCGGAGCTGGAAAAACTGAAAACACGAAGAAAGTGATCCAGTATCTGGCACATGTTGCTTTATCCTCAAAGAACAAGAAAGACCCA AGCAGCAGCAGTCTGTCCCAT GGGGAGCTGGAGAAGCAGCTTCTGCAGGCTAATCCAATTCTAGAGGCCTTTGGAAATGCTAAGACAGTAAAGAATGACAACTCATCTCGATTT GGTAAATTCATCAGGATTAACTTTGATGTCAACGGCTACATTGTTGGAGCAAACATTGAGACTT ACCTGCTGGAGAAGTCCCGTGCCATCAGACAGGCCAAAGAGGAGAGAACTTTCCACATGTTCTACTACCTGCTCTCCGGAGCTGGAGACAAACTGCGCT CTGAGCTGTGTCTGGAGGACTACAGTAAATACCGCTTCTTGTCCAATGGTAAAGTGACCATCCCTGGTCAGCAGGACCGGGACCTGTTTACTGAGACCCTGGATGCCTTTAAGATCATGAGCATCCCTGAGGATGAGCAGACAG GTCTGCTGAAGGTGATTTCTTCTGTTCTACAGTTGGGAAATATGAGCTTTAAGAAAGAGCGGAACTCTGATCAGGCCTCCCTGCCTGATGACACAG CGGCGCAGAAAGTTTGCCACCTACTGGGCATGAATGTGACCGACTTCACCCGAGCCGTTCTGTCTCCTCGCATCAAGGTGGGTCGGGATTTTGTGCAGAAGGCTCAGACCCAGGAGCAGGCAGAGTTTGCCACAGAGGCTCTGGCTAAAGCCACATATGAGAGGATGTTCCGCTGGCTCGTCGCTCGCATCAACAAAGCGCTTGACAAAACCAAGCGGCAGGGAGCCTCCTTCATTGGTATCCTCGACATTGCCGGCTTTGAGATCTTTGAG CTTAACTCATTTGAGCAGCTGTGCATCAACTATACTAATGAGAAGCTGCAGCAGCTGTTCAACCACACCATGTTCATCCTGGAACAAGAGGAGTATCAGCGTGAGGGCATCGAGTGGAGCTTCATTGACTTCGGCCTTGATCTGCAGCCCTGTATTGACCTCATCGAGAGACCG GCAGGTCCCCCAGGTATCCTGGCTCTACTGGATGAGGAGTGTTGGTTCCCCAAAGCCACGGACAAGAGCTTTGTGGAGAAAGTGGTGCAGGAACAGGGGAACCATCCCAAATTCCAGAAACCCAAAAAGCTTAAAGATGATGCAGACTTCTGTATCATGCACTATGCTGGAAAG GTTGATTATAAAGCAGACGAGTGGCTGATGAAGAACATGGACCCTCTAAATGACAACGTGACCACTCTGCTCAACCAGTCCTCAGACAAATTTGTGTCTGATCTCTGGAAAGATG TGGACCGGATTGTGGGATTGGATAAAGTGGCCGGAATGGCAGACTCTGCGCATGGAGCGTTCAAAACTCGTAAGGGAATGTTCAGGACTGTGGGGCAGCTTTACAAAGAGCAGCTGAGCAATCTGATGACCACACTCAGAAACACCAACCCTAACTTTGTCCGCTGCATTATTCCAAACCATGAGAAAAAG GCTGGTAAACTGGAGCCCCATCTGGTTCTGGACCAGCTGAGGTGTAATGGAGTTCTGGAGGGAATCAGGATCTGCAGGCAGGGCTTCCCCAACCGCATTGTCTTCCAGGAGTTCAGACAGAG GTATGAGCTGCTCACCCCCAATGCCATTCCTAAGGGTTTCATGGATGGAAAACAAGCCTGTGTGCTGATG ATCAAAGCCCTGGAGCTAGACTCTAACCTGTACCGGATTGGACAGAGTAAAGTGTTCTTCCGGGCTGGAGTTTTGGCTCATCTGGAGGAGGAGCGGGATATTAAGATCACAGACGTCATCCTCAAATTCCAGGCCTGGTGTCGTGGATATGTGGCAAGGAA ggCATTTGCTAAGCGGCAGCAGCAGCTGACTGCTATGAGAGTGATCCAGAGAAACTGTGCTGCATACCTCAAACTCAGGAACTGGCAGTGGTGGAGACTCTTCACCAAG GTGAAGCCTCTGCTGCAGGTGACCCGGGAGGAGGAGAAGATGCAGGCCATGGAAGAAGAGCTGGAGAAGGTGAAGGAAAGACAGCAGCAGGCTGATCAGCAACTCCAAGAGCACATGGAACATCAGAAGCAG CTGATTGCGGAGAAGCAGGCCCTGCAGGAGCAGCTGCAAGCGGAGACAGAACTATGTGCAGAGGCAGAAGAGATGAGGGCTCGCCTGTCCGCACGGCAGCAGGAACTGGAAGAGATCCTTCATGACCTGGAGTCTCgcgtggaggaagaggaggagcggGTTTCCCACCTGCAGACTGAGAGGAAGAAGATGCAACAAAACATTACA GATCTGGAGCAGCAGCTGGATGAGGAGGAAGCTGCTAGGCAGAAGCTGCAGCTGGAGAAGGTCACACTGGATGCTAAGCTAAAGAAGATTGAGGAGGATGTCATGGTGCTGGATGACCAAAATATTAAGCTCAACAAG GAGAAGAAGCAGCTGGAGGAGAGAATTGCTGAGTTCAGCTCAAACCTcactgaggaggaggagaaatCCAAGAGTTTACAAAAGTTGAAGAACAAACACGAGGCAATGATCACAGACCTGGAAG ATCGTCTGCGGCGGGAGGAGAAAGCCCGGCAGGAGCTGGAGAAGAATCGTAGAAAGTTGGAGGGTGACTCCACAGAGCTTCACGATCAAATCGCTGAGCTGCAGGCCCAAATTGCTGAGCTTCGTGCTCAGCTGGCTAAAAAAGAGGAGGAGCTACAGGCTGCACTGGCCAG GATTGAGCAGGAGACTTCTCTGAAAAATGCTGCTCAGAAAACCATCCGGGACCTGGAGGCTCAGCTGTCTGAGCTGCAGGAGGACCTGGAGCTGGAGAAAGCAGCTCGAACTAAGGCAGAGAAACAAAAGCGAGACATCAGTGAAGAGCTAGAGGCCTTGAAGACTGAGCTGGAGGACACTCTAGACTCTACTGCTGCTCAGCAGGAGCTCAG AGCTAAAAGGGAGACAGAGGTGGTTCAGCTAAAGAAGACTATGGAGGCTGAAGCTCAGGCTCATGAGCAGCTTCTGGCTGAAGTgcgacagaaacacacacaggccTTAgaggagctcaatgagcagctgGAGCAATCCAAGAGg AGCAAAGCATCAGTGGATAAGGCCAAGCATGCTCTTGAGAGCGAGCGCAGTGAATTGCAGATAGAGCTGCAGTCTCTCACCCAGAGTAAAAACGACTCTGAGCACCGCAGGAAGAAAGCTGAGACTCTGCTCCAGGAGCTGCAGCTCAAACATGCAGAGAGTGAGCGCCAGAGGAAGGAGCTCAGCGAAAAAGTCACCAAAATGCAG TTGGAGTTTGACACGTTGAGCAACACACTCACGGAGGTGGAGAGTAAGTCCATCAAAGTAGCAAAAGACTCCTCTGCTGTTGAGTCTCAGCTACAAGACACACAG GGTCTGCTGCAGGAGGAGACCCGTCAGAAGCTGGCTCTGAACTCTCGGCTCCGTCAGCTGGAGGATGAGCAGAATCGGCTGAAggagcagctggaggaggaggaggagagcaagAAGAGCGTGGAGAAGCAGCTTAGCTCTGCTCAGGCACAG CTGTCAGAGATGAGGAAGAAAATGGAGGCAGAGGCACTGGCTCTGGAGAACTctgaggaggggaagaagaagcTGCAGCGTGAGCTGGAGTCACTAAACCAGCGACTGGATGAGAAATGCTCTGCCTATGACAAACTGGAGAAAACTAAAGTTCGTCTGCAACGTGAACTGGATGATGTTCTGGTGGGACAGGACCAACTGAGGCAGATCTCTCAGGAGCTCGAGAGGAAGCAAAAGAAATTCGATCAG ATGCTGGGTGAGGAGAAGAGTGTGTCTGCACGTTATGCTGAAGAGCGTGACCGTGCAGAGGCTGAAGCACGAGAGAAGGAGACAAAGGCTCTGGCTTTGGCCCGTGAGCTGGAGGCCATGACTGACCAGCGTAATGAACTGGACCGAGCCAGCAAGCTGCTGAAAGCAGAGATGGAAGACCTGGTCTCCTCTAAGGACGATGTGGGAAAGAGC GTTCATGAGCTGGAGCGTGCCAAGCGTGCGCTGGAGCAGCAGGTGGAGGAGATGAAGACGCAGGTGGAGGAACTGGAGGACGAGCTGCAGCTCACTGAGGATGCTAAGCTGCGTCTGGAGGTCAACCTGCAGGCCCTCAAAGCTCAGTTTGATCGTGACCTGCAGGGCCGAGACGAGCagggagaggagaagagaaagcAGCTGGTGAAACAG GTACGAGAGATGGAGGCAGAGTTAGAGGATGAGAAGAAGCAGCGTGCTCAGGCAGTGTCTGTGCGTAAGAAGCTGGAGTTGGACCTTTCTGATCTGGCAGCTCAGATCGAGCTCGCTAACAAAGCCAGAGATGAAGCTCTGAGACAGCTGAAAAAACTGCAG GTCATACAGAAGGAGCAGATGCGGGAGCTGGATGATGTGCGTGTGTCTAGAGATGCAGCACTGAATGAGGCTAAGGAGAGCGAACGCAAGCTGAAGAGTCTGGAGGCAGAAAATATGCAGCTACACGAG GACTTGGCCTCTGCTGAGCGTGCCAAGAAACAGATCCAGCAAGAAAGAGATGAACTACAGGATGAGCTGAATAGCCACAACTCCAAATC GTCTCTGCTGAGTGAGGACAGGAGAAAGCTGGAGGCTCGTATTGCTCAGCTGGAGGAGGAGCTAGATGAAGAGCAGTCTAACATTGAGTTGATCAACGACCGGCTAAAGAAATCCACAATGCAG GCTGAGTCGACGGCCACTGAGCTCGCAGCTGAGCGTAGTAACAGCCAACGTCTGGAGGGGGCGCGCTCTCAGCTGGACCGCCAGACCAAGGAGCTGAAGGCCAAACTGCAGGAGCTGGAGGGATCGGTCAAGAGCAAGTACAAGTCCACCATCACAACCTTGGAGGCAAAGATCGCACAGCTGGAGGAGCAGCTGGACAACGAAAGCAA GGAGAGGCAGCAGTCACTGAAGTTGACGCGTCGTACCGAGAAGAAGTTGAAGGAGGTTCTGCTGCAGGTGGAGGATGAGAGACGTAATGGTGAACAGTATAAAGATCAG CTGGAGAAGGCTAATGTCCGCCAGAAGCAGCTGAAGCGACAGCTGGAGGAGGCAGAGGAAGAAGCAACTCGGGCTAATGCCTACCGCAGGAAACTGCAGAGAGAGCTGGAAGATGCCACTGAGTCAGCTGACGCAATGAACAGAGAGGTTTCCAGTCTGAAGACCAAACTCAG GCGTGGTGGAGGTGGGGATTTCTCCCTGAATGTACGTCGTGGTGTCGTGACCCGTGGAGGCGGGGACAGCGAGGAGGATATGGACGTGACTAGCGAGACGTCAGAACCTACACCTGAGTAA